The genomic region ATTTTTAGGTGCTAATCAATTGCCTTTCAGTTGATTATTTAAAAGTAGGTGTTTGTTTGTTGATTTTATTTTTTATCAAATAACTCCAGGTTTTTAGGAGCACTTGCTCTATCATCCTAAATGAGATTCTATGAAACAAAAAATTATTGTTTTGCTGATGCTGATGATCACCATTGGTAGCTGTAAAAATAAGGCAGAGAAATCGCCAAAACAGGAGGCCTCAGATTTTCCTGAAACGATCCAGGATCAAGAAAATGAAACATCAGAGTCTAAGTTAGAAAACCAGTTAATAGGCAATTATGTAGATGATGGTTATAGTCAGAAAGATGAAGGTTATGATTGGGTTTCTGTTGCGGTAACTGATGCGGGTAATGATCAGATAAATATAAAAGTAAGATCAAGAGCAGACAAAAAAAAACCGACCTGTACTTTTGATGCTACAGCCAGTAGAGTTGACGAAAATACCTATAGTTCTGTACTCGACGGTAAAACTATACTTTATAAGTTCGAAGATTCAAACCTGACCATTTCGCCCGCAGAACCTGAGTTTGAAGGCGTATTAGCTTTTTACTGTTCTGGTGGCGCAAGTGTTGCCGGTACTTATCGTAAGATTAATGAGGAACTGGATAGTACGCAAATAGATAAAACCCTGTTTAGTAAAGTTTTGACGCTTCAGGATGTTGGTTTCAATATCTCTTCAATAAATGATAATGGTAAAAATAGGTTAACGGTTTATGCCTTTGGCCTGGAGCAACCAAATCAGCCATTGACTTTTGAAATTGAAGGAAACGTAAAAAATGCAGAAGTTGAAGACCTGAATTCTGACGGTTCTCCAGAAGTAGTTGTTTTTACCCATGCTTCTGGCGAGAGCAAAAAAGGAAATGTCTATGGTTTTACTACTAATAATAAGAAATCTATGAGTTTAATTTCATTCCCTTCTTTAGAGAATAGATCAGAACTTGCTGAAGGATATCAAGGACATGATGAATTTGCTCTGGTGGAAACCTCTTTAGTAAGGCGATTTCCTATTTATGAGAATGATAAACAGACTGGTAAAATGAGACAGATCTCTTACAAGCTGAAAGAAGGAGAGGCGATGAGGCAATTTGAAGTGGATCAGGTAAATGAATTTTAAAGGACCTAGACCTTTTTACAGAAGATGACTATTTTTTCGTCTCTCATATTTGTAGTAAAGAAAATAAAATCATTCCCACCTTCTTTAATTTTAAATTTCTTCCGGATATTTTCTACAGTTTCGGGAAAGTTCCTAGTAGTGATATTCGCTTTTTTAGACTTAAAGTAACGCTTTAACTCAGCAGGCTTAAATCCTTTAATTTCTGTTATTTTAAATTTTCTTCCTGGGAAGTCTATTAATTTTTCTGAAGTATATAAATGAGAATGATGCTGCAGTTTTTTAGTGCCGGTTTGAATGGCCAATGCATCAAATAAACCGCTTTTCATGATTGCCGAATTCGGCTCGTACAAGAAAGTTTCGGGTAAGGAATATTCTGCAATTTTATCAATGTCATCTTTTTCATTTGAAAACTGCTGTATTGACTCCTTTTCGAAATTGATCGTTTTGATTAGCGGTTTTCCTTTTTGATCCTTATCTAAAAGCCAGAGTAATTCCTTTACTTCATTTCTAACCGCAATAATATGGATCTCCCTAACGTATTTTAATTCAGTCAGACCGGAAGTGATATCCAGAATCGGCGAACTTTTTATTAAGATGCTAGAAGCCTTATGAAATAATAATTCCATGTTTTCCGGAATATTCGGTTCACAATCCTCGAACTTGAATACTTTCCCTCCATGGTCATCCCGTCTGGCAGGATCTGCATATATCCAGTCGAATTTGTCTTTAGAATTTCTAAGGAAATCAAGGCCATTACCAACCTGTACTTTTATATTATTAGCATTTAGGACCTTGAAATTATGTTTGGCAATTTCAGCCAGGTCTTCATTTAATTCGCAATAACTAAAATTGTTAAAATTTTGAGACAGGTAATAAGTGTCTATTCCAAGGCCACCGGTGATATCAATTCCTTTATCACCATTAATTAAGGAGGCTTTATATTTTGCTGTAATTTCAGAAGAGGTCT from Gramella sp. MT6 harbors:
- a CDS encoding class I SAM-dependent methyltransferase, which produces MLNQALLDPEVSKFIRQNQKKDLPALILKGSPFENVSIQELAIQIKGLKVAYKKFPELYNNPEILYPPKLNLEQTSSEITAKYKASLINGDKGIDITGGLGIDTYYLSQNFNNFSYCELNEDLAEIAKHNFKVLNANNIKVQVGNGLDFLRNSKDKFDWIYADPARRDDHGGKVFKFEDCEPNIPENMELLFHKASSILIKSSPILDITSGLTELKYVREIHIIAVRNEVKELLWLLDKDQKGKPLIKTINFEKESIQQFSNEKDDIDKIAEYSLPETFLYEPNSAIMKSGLFDALAIQTGTKKLQHHSHLYTSEKLIDFPGRKFKITEIKGFKPAELKRYFKSKKANITTRNFPETVENIRKKFKIKEGGNDFIFFTTNMRDEKIVIFCKKV